One window from the genome of Acanthochromis polyacanthus isolate Apoly-LR-REF ecotype Palm Island chromosome 21, KAUST_Apoly_ChrSc, whole genome shotgun sequence encodes:
- the txn2 gene encoding thioredoxin, mitochondrial yields the protein MEEASCRFTSSKQRMAHRLLVRRMWTLSVKDIRCLPTSTAASSSFSTSLQSATTRVSFLSPSRTLPRTLPLTSRREVSFNVQDNEDFTERVINSELPVLVDFHAQWCGPCKILGPRLEKAIAKQKGRVAMAKVDIDDHTDLAIEYGVSAVPTVIAMRGGDVIDHFVGIKDDDELDSFVSKVIGQ from the exons ATGGAGGAGGCGAGCTGCCGGTTTACGAGTAGCAAACAGCGG atGGCTCACAGGTTGCTGGTACGTCGAATGTGGACGCTCTCTGTGAAGGATATCCGCTGCCTCCCGACATCCACCGctgcctcctcttctttttccacATCCCTGCAGTCCGCCACAACCCGGGTCTCCTTCCTCTCCCCATCACGCACTCTGCCTCGCACTCTTCCTCTCACCTCCCGCAGGGAAGTGTCCTTCAACGTTCAGGACAACGAGGACTTCACAGAGAGGGTCATCAACAGTGAGCTGCCCGTGCTAGTTGACTTCCATGCACA gTGGTGTGGTCCCTGTAAGATCCTCGGGCCGAGGCTGGAGAAGGCCATTGCGAAACAGAAAGGCCGTGTTGCCATGGCGAAAGTTGACATAGATGATCACACAGATCTGGCCATCGAATATGGG GTATCTGCCGTTCCGACAGTCATCGCCATGCGAGGGGGCGACGTCATCGACCATTTTGTGGGGATCAAAGATGATGATGAGCTGGACTCATTTGTCAGCAAAGTCATTGGACAATAA